The nucleotide window GGCTTTTCCATTATATTTCACCAGTAATCTCATTCTATCTACAGTTTAAAATCAACACATGCAATATATGAAAGAGTTTATCATACAAGATGATATAACATTTTAGACACCAAAGTAACACACGACAAAATAAACACTCCATGTAACAAATCCGCACACGCcatctataatctatacaaagcGAAACCCCAACAATAAAGACATTAAAAAGAGTTGATATGTTCCAGCTTACTAGAACCAGAGTATGCTTATGTTTCCAAACTGATTTCCTCCACCGGGGCAGTATCCTATTACACATGACATATTAAGATTAGCGATATAATAACCTGCTTAAATCATTAAAAACATACAACTATACAGaaacatcaaattcattttcaATGTTACATTTACCAGTAtatataacaacaacaacaaccatacccagtaaatcccacaaatagcaaagctacttatagggtctggggagggtgggatgtagacagacctttcctctatccatagggatagagaggctgcttccagagagaccctcagCTCGAAATttaccaatatatatatatatatatgtatacataggATCAAGATCAAGGGAAAACCCTTCCGAGTTGCGAGTTTTGCCCCTATTTTTTTCACACCCCTAGATTAAAATGTTACAAAGGACCGccgtaaaaaaataaaaaataaaaattcgaAGTGGTGTTTTTCGGCTCCTACGGTAGCTGTAAAAAGCTAATGACATAAGCATGACATCACTTTTTACAACATTTATGGCTGccgtaaaagaaaaaaaaactagttttttttggaaaagttgattttttttaggatttttggtaaaaaaaattgaaaaactgttcataaggccgagttctctaagttctcacaactcgtataaGTTTTCATTTGTGGTGTAATAATCACCAATGATGAGATGTTCATGTTCTTACCatgttttctttgttttcttcaacAACTGTCTCCTCAGTGCAACTTATTGCATCTGCAAATTAAGTGTCAaaggtaagttttttttttttttttaattttcgaAATGCAAAATAATGAATCACCTTCATCAGCAGATTTCTTTCCCTTGCTCTTGACCAACTGTTTCTCTTTGTTAAACTCTTTCTTGATTGGCTTCTGAATGTTCTTTTGGATCTTGCGACTTCCGGCTTCTGAGGCAGAACGCTGATCGGTTATCTTCTTACTTGTTGAAACTTTCATGTTGGATACAAGTTTCTTCTGGTGATTTTCTTTAACCGGTTCTTTAGCAACACAACCAATCGAGGATTTCGGCTTTGGCTTTGGTTTGTGATTTTCATTAACAGAAGACAAACTTTGTGCATCTTCAGATGACGAACGCATACCCTGTATTACGTCTTCAGATATTTCATAGCTGAGGAGAATTTCTTGTGCAGATTCACCTAAATTAATAATGTTGTGGCGGAGTGCATACGCCTTAAGCTCATCTCTCAGTAGTTGCGGATTCTAGcattttagaaaataaaaaaaaaacaatgaactTTAACTTAGTTTGTAAAACAATGAAGCAAGTATGTTCGTTGAGATCTAAATATACAAAAATGAAGTAAAAGAATATAAATTTATACCTCACATGCGGCTTCTTGGGCAAGTTTAAAGAAACCAAGTGACAGTTGGTGTTTTCCAGCAGCTTCAGATAGCTTAATGTGTGAGAGCCAGTATGAAGCTGACGAAAGAACACTGAATTTCCTTCGGTTCAGTGTTCTAGAAGCATCCAAAACTGGAGTGTCGCTTTTACCATCGATGTTTCTAGACCTGTTTGCTCTGGCCTCGGATATCGGAGTTATGTTTTTTGGCGGTTGAGGAGTAGGTTTGGCAGTTGGCTTGGTGGGAATTGAGAGCCTCCTAAGTGGTTTGGTTGATTTATCTTTGGATGATAAATCGAGAACACTAACACTTTGGCTCACACTTGAAGAAGGTCTCACCCTAAATAATTTTGCGCAAAGACGCAAAATAACAAAAGATAAATGTAACCATAGTTAAAAAAACGCATTATAATCAATCAGAAGAAAAGAATTATAGGTGTAAATCTGAATCGCAGGTGCTGAACACACTATGACATAGCGAATTTTGTGTGCAGAAATCGATACATTACAAAACCAACAACACAGTATTACAAAAAATCCATAAAAGAGTTAAAAAACGAAGATCTGTATTACTAGATTATGTCCCTTTATAATGAAGGCAATTCAAATATCAGCCGGATTAGCTACAGTTGAACCAACATTTTACCTTCCTAAACATAATCCTTTGAAACATTAGCCTTTATAAATGTTGTAAAAATCGGGATTAATCACTGATTAATCGGTAAGTCAGTAGTCCACCAATCAAATTTCACCTACGCGGGCCTAAAATCAGTAATTGGTCAAAGGCGGACAAAACAGGTCAAATTTCGGTCAAAATCTTTAACGTATTTAAAAAATTATAGTTACTAATCGAATCCGAATAATAGGTTTGAAAATTtttgtatatgtgtatatataagtTTGAAATATTACATATAAAATTCCAATCCGAATAATCACTAGTCAGTACCCAACCGCTCAACTAGCGCATAATTTTTACAACCATGACCTTTCTGATAAGAATTTACAGATGTACTAATACCTGATCCAACAACTACACAGCATAAGTTAATATTCCAGATGAAAATCAGAATCAACATAGAGCATCACTTATCATAACCAAAAACATCATACCTAATTAAACCTTCACCAATGACAATCAacagcaacaaaacacacatatATCCAAACCGATTCGCATACGAATAAAAACACAAGCATcataaaacaaaaacagttacTAAAACCATAATCAAACCTTCTAGAAGCTGAACCATTTGATGAAACCGATACAGGAGGCTTATCATCCTTACACTTAGTCCCGGATCGAAGCGGATACCGCAGAAGTTTAGCCGATCCTCCTGCCTTAATTCCTACAAAAAAACAATCCGCAATTCAGCACACAAACAACGATCGCAATCCACACAATTGCGAATAATAATGCAAAACATAATTACCAGAAACAGACGACTGATCTTTCGAAGAATCCTCCATGTGATTGATATACGATTATGTAACGGATAAACGATTGAGTGTGGATTGAAAGATGTGAGTGAAATTgggaatgaaattagggtttataagGAAAAGGGAAGTGAGTGAGCGAGCGGGAATAAGAGTGTTTTTTCTTCAAAAATTGAATATgttccgttgaagctacacttttGGACCCTCTTCTTTTCTTTTTGTAACCGTTGCCCCTCCCCACCAaccttttttttttaagttgTGGTGATATGTTTGGAAAAAATCTTGATCGTTTACACACATCAATACATTTGTCCATAACTTTTAATTAAGGGCCAACGCATATCATAAGAGCCCGGTCATTCGGACAAACCCACTGGCGAAAGGTCACTCACGCCTTGTGTACGCAGAcagtagggatgagcaaatggtaacAGATACGAACCGCACCGTACCGGGAATTTTTGGTACCAGTATCAATATCCATTTTTTGTGATTTTCGGTATCGAGCTCATTCCTAGCAGACAGCGCTGATGACCAGATCCACCCAACATTACAGTGGAAACCCATCACTATTAGAAATTAAAATATTTAGTTTTTGTTATTtgatattttttataaatattttactCTTTAACGTTTTTTTTAACGGTGAGAATCTTTAACTTGTTATGAGAGAGATCTCACACCCTCCTAAGCAGAAGGCCCTAACCCTACTCTGGTCAGACCATGTTGTCTTAACTGGGTCCACGCTGGCGTCAGAGTTTGGCCAACGGCGTTCCCCGAGAAACCATACCACCCACTGCTAGTGGCAGGGGGTTGTGCCACCACAAGAGAGATTCTCTTTGGCGTAACGCACGGTGGACTAAAACCCGGGGTGGCTCGAACTCGAATTCTTGACCTAGGGTCTGGGAGAACTAGCCTTCATTGCCTTTTTCTACCAAATATGGCACTAGTGAGgattgaacttgggtctccaAGGAGAACTCATGTCTTTCCAACCACTAGACCACAGGTGATGGATATTTAGTCTTTGTTTTAATATCAACTTTTATTGGGAGTAGAGGTGCCAAAGCCAGTTTGGGTTAGAACCAGTTATGGTTGGAACTGGATTGAAAAAGTTCAACGGATCAATTTTGACCAGTGTGTAGTCAAATTTTGACCGATCCAGGTTAGGTTTGATATATGATTGCAACTTAGGATAACAATGGGTCGTGTGTAGATGATCTCGGTTCCATACTTGATTGTAAAATAATGTCCCTCATGGGGCCTTTTCCTCTTCCTCTAATTCGGTGGCATAGCTACCTATTAAATATGGAAAATCAATAACAATAACTTAATATAGACATAAGTGATCCTAGATCAATTCCTAGACTCGAAAAGTCTAAGGATTATGTTAATGTGATATTTGAGTTTAGAACAAAAGGCTAGTGTCTAATTCACTCAAATGTTGGctttgataccaacctgtcacaccctgatttcccgatGGGCCCGGATTTGGGGTTTATGAGTGACAAATTGATATAGATATTCACAATAACACAGCGGAAGTCTTGTGagtataaaataattattataaatTACAATTGTCCGAAAGTTCATAAAATATTATACAGACAAAGTGTACTAAAAGATCTACAGGCGGATTGGATAACAAATGATTATGTAAAAGACCACTAGGCGTAGGCTTCTTGCATGGAGTTGCAAATTCCACTTAAGCAGTTATCgggcagcttccagcctatttacATTCTTTGCAATCTGCTCTTAGTCTTTTGaagatacgtcagttttcactggtaaatacatataaccgacacattttgaaatatttcaaaatcattttatgTACCATATGGtacatatattttcataaataacttgggatAAACTATATATCTTGTTATCAGTattacatgcttgtcaatacatatggggcccggAAACTATGCCGAGAACATGATCAACCGACACACCACTTTAATACCCTTATTGGGTAAACCCATATTAGGTAAACCCATATTgggttataaaatattttatcaTAGCATTAGCATCTGCCAgatgtatgcctacaccccgtgcttaggtcgtggccatttgcaattaaatgagccgaggatatccaggacacagtCGCATTAACCCTCAATGTTTAAGTTATAAAGTAATACGAATTAAAGCGGGTTATTCGGATTCTTGAACACATAGGTCATTGatctcatacccgaccaagcggtaataatttaccgtatcccaagcccgtatagggaaaatatgttaagagtatttacctgagcttaaatCTTTACAGTCCATAATTAATTATAATTAAGCACAGCCGTTCAAACAAAAACAACTAACAAGGTTGCAATTTACTGGACGCCCTTAGTCTGGAATGAATGGAATTATTATCCATTATGTTAACGGGTCTTATTCAAGTCTTCTGACTTGGATCGGTTAACTAAGATAAGAAAAAGATATcgttcgctagattaagcggtgacCGGATAAAATGTGGTTTGTACCCTCACAAGTAATAtgacttgtatattatgggtcaAACAATATTACGTTCTGATTAGAAGTGATCTTAAAGGAATTTGACCCAATTCGGTTAACATATAAACTAAGTTATACAAGTCAACCGTACGCGTATAGGTGGTATCGGGTGATCAGATAAGTTAATGTCAAGTTCATTATGCCAAAACATGATTGTTAAGTTaccacatcagtaggtattacaATTTATATGTTCATTAtgatttaaaaccaatttatgcacAAAGGGCAAACTCAGCATTTTTATGGCATAATATGAGAACTTGCATAAAACCCGAAAACTGGTTATGATCAAATAGTATGGCCTCAGAGGGTTATTCCATACATTAATATGATTATAATGCAACTTCAATTCAGTAGGTAACttaactaaaacgggtcagaatcgaaagtcaaaacaaaagtcacaCTTGACTTTCGGTTGCCAACCGGACTATAAGCAGGAAATGACGGGTTGAGCATGATCTAACATGTTCTAATATGTTATACCAACTGATTTAATGTCAAAAATATGTGTTTAGATATTTATTagttcattttatacattttcgGTAAAACTGCGTTTTGACATTTATTTTAACATAACTTTGAACCGTCATTTGACCAACTTAACGTGATCTTTAGGAGGTGCCCTCATAGTGGATTATCACCTACCTTATTaggatcacgtagccatgtttgaTTCATACATTGGTATGACCATAATGgtcataaccgaaagtcaaagaaaaagtcaatttgcttgaatTTCGGCTAATTACTTAGCCTATAAAAAAAGGAGctatgaaagaacacttacaagtgttctaGGAGAAGTTTGAACTCAGTCGGAGGCCTTTAGGAAGAAGCAAACTCCAGATAGAGTGATAGAGAGAAAGAGTTGAGAAATGAGTAAGGAATATGGTTGAACATATggggctatttatacttgaaaCTTGATCATAAAATCATGCCAAGTGTTATGAGGGATTCTCAGATGATTACAAGTAGTTTGTGAGGTATTAAGACCATAGAGAGTGTGGTATTTCGCGTATAAGTGGTATAACATGCAGGTTGCCAAGGCAGTCTGCCATTCTGCCAGTTgcaaccccttacggaccgtaagggttggcAACTTACGGTCCGGAAAGATCTTTGGCGCCC belongs to Helianthus annuus cultivar XRQ/B chromosome 5, HanXRQr2.0-SUNRISE, whole genome shotgun sequence and includes:
- the LOC110941959 gene encoding uncharacterized protein LOC110941959; its protein translation is MEDSSKDQSSVSGIKAGGSAKLLRYPLRSGTKCKDDKPPVSVSSNGSASRRVRPSSSVSQSVSVLDLSSKDKSTKPLRRLSIPTKPTAKPTPQPPKNITPISEARANRSRNIDGKSDTPVLDASRTLNRRKFSVLSSASYWLSHIKLSEAAGKHQLSLGFFKLAQEAACENPQLLRDELKAYALRHNIINLGESAQEILLSYEISEDVIQGMRSSSEDAQSLSSVNENHKPKPKPKSSIGCVAKEPVKENHQKKLVSNMKVSTSKKITDQRSASEAGSRKIQKNIQKPIKKEFNKEKQLVKSKGKKSADEDAISCTEETVVEENKENMDTAPVEEISLET